A single window of Pontibacter actiniarum DNA harbors:
- a CDS encoding TerB family tellurite resistance protein — translation MAGNKTFDSVFDTKEKKLAFFQNLIIVAVADRHLDKQESDFLLDIGDQLGLSEEETRPITENLPSLTFVVPEEGLQKSTELQALVMMMVQDGRIEEREYNLCLEYTRRIGFGKGILDDFIDQWRKQ, via the coding sequence ATGGCAGGTAACAAAACATTTGACAGCGTGTTCGACACAAAAGAAAAGAAACTGGCTTTTTTTCAAAACCTGATTATAGTGGCTGTAGCCGACAGGCATCTTGACAAGCAGGAAAGCGATTTCCTGCTTGATATAGGAGATCAACTAGGCTTGTCAGAGGAAGAAACCCGCCCGATTACTGAAAACCTGCCCTCGCTCACTTTCGTTGTCCCGGAAGAAGGTTTGCAAAAAAGCACCGAGCTGCAGGCCCTTGTCATGATGATGGTGCAGGATGGCAGAATAGAAGAAAGAGAATACAACCTGTGCCTGGAGTACACACGCCGCATCGGCTTCGGGAAAGGAATATTGGATGACTTTATCGATCAGTGGAGGAAGCAGTAA
- a CDS encoding amylo-alpha-1,6-glucosidase: MTDEQILQQAKALLEKNTISGYSKEYDIVYHYMKPGRSRYPFQYFWDTCFHVYTMTALGDHQMAKRCMQSLFAMQREDGFVGHMLFWSRFTPTRVTDIFQSRPSTRDFFRPHMSALLQPPIAAQAVLRIYTYDRDLSFLQQMLPKLKRYYDWLANNRDFDGDGLLSIISYFEAGMDWKPSYDQVLGFSPGRATASHFMKVVYVDFKNYLHSYDLEKIYQASDFLVKDAGFNTIYVQNLEAMAVICRLVGDPGASRYKVLASKVTQSILSIMYEQEDEAFYDVQGKTNKKLKVLTPTVFFPATIKGMPEEIGRRVIERHFFNKDEFAAPFPIPSVAMNHPAFHPGESIYIWRGPTWVIYNWFLHHFLMEKGFREAASNLVRSTKELIRKGGFREYYNPFTGQGYGAYDFTWSGLVVDMMNMEEGLSPEAVVASSKESFT, translated from the coding sequence ATGACTGACGAGCAGATCCTGCAGCAGGCAAAGGCGCTGCTGGAGAAAAACACGATAAGCGGCTACTCGAAGGAGTATGACATAGTCTACCACTACATGAAGCCCGGCAGGTCCAGGTATCCTTTCCAGTACTTCTGGGATACCTGCTTCCATGTCTACACCATGACGGCGCTGGGAGATCATCAGATGGCAAAGAGGTGCATGCAGAGCCTGTTTGCCATGCAGCGGGAAGACGGCTTTGTGGGGCACATGCTGTTCTGGAGCCGGTTTACCCCAACCAGGGTCACAGACATCTTCCAGAGCAGGCCCAGCACCCGCGACTTCTTCCGCCCGCACATGAGCGCCCTCCTGCAGCCGCCGATAGCTGCCCAGGCTGTGCTCCGGATCTACACTTATGACAGGGACCTGAGCTTCCTGCAGCAGATGCTCCCCAAGTTAAAGCGATACTATGATTGGCTGGCCAACAACAGGGACTTTGACGGCGATGGGCTGCTTTCCATTATCAGCTATTTCGAGGCGGGGATGGATTGGAAACCTTCCTATGACCAGGTGCTCGGCTTCTCTCCGGGAAGGGCGACTGCCAGTCATTTCATGAAGGTGGTGTACGTTGACTTTAAAAACTACCTGCACAGCTACGATTTAGAGAAAATCTACCAGGCTAGTGACTTTCTGGTGAAGGATGCCGGGTTCAATACCATCTACGTGCAGAACCTGGAGGCCATGGCAGTGATCTGTCGACTAGTGGGAGATCCTGGTGCTTCTCGTTACAAGGTGCTGGCTTCAAAAGTCACACAAAGCATTCTGAGCATCATGTATGAGCAGGAGGATGAAGCATTCTATGATGTACAGGGGAAAACGAACAAGAAACTGAAGGTCCTGACCCCTACTGTCTTCTTTCCTGCTACCATCAAGGGAATGCCTGAGGAAATTGGAAGGCGGGTGATCGAGCGTCATTTCTTCAATAAGGATGAATTTGCCGCCCCGTTTCCGATTCCGTCTGTTGCCATGAACCACCCTGCCTTCCATCCAGGCGAATCTATTTACATCTGGCGCGGGCCGACCTGGGTGATCTACAACTGGTTTCTGCACCATTTCCTGATGGAGAAAGGATTCAGGGAGGCTGCCTCAAACCTTGTCCGCAGCACTAAGGAGCTGATCCGAAAAGGCGGGTTTCGGGAGTACTACAACCCTTTCACGGGCCAGGGATACGGGGCCTATGACTTCACGTGGTCTGGGCTTGTGGTGGACATGATGAACATGGAGGAAGGGCTGTCCCCGGAGGCGGTGGTGGCATCCTCCAAGGAAAGCTTTACCTAA
- a CDS encoding RES family NAD+ phosphorylase: MIVFRLAKEEFKTDLLGTGGLYGPGRWHETGTRLLYTAESFSLAKLEVLANSSMLPKNMALVIIEIPDDISLKELTEEDLPDNWADFPPPAALQKIALDWIREGKDLVLKVPSAHSPFERNYLINPLHPDHGRLRIVETRSHFFDKRLKPEEEAKPKPKKKASKSDPADMVVTLKPASGEVRKALIELKAHKLKGKQS; this comes from the coding sequence ATGATTGTTTTTCGTTTAGCCAAAGAAGAATTCAAAACAGATCTGCTGGGAACTGGGGGGCTCTATGGGCCGGGCAGGTGGCATGAAACGGGAACCAGGCTGCTGTACACGGCCGAAAGTTTTTCCCTAGCCAAACTCGAAGTACTGGCCAACTCGTCGATGTTGCCCAAGAACATGGCCCTGGTAATCATTGAGATCCCGGACGATATCTCGTTAAAGGAGCTCACTGAGGAGGATCTTCCCGATAACTGGGCAGACTTTCCTCCCCCGGCAGCGCTCCAGAAGATAGCCCTCGACTGGATCAGGGAAGGTAAGGACCTGGTCCTAAAAGTCCCGTCCGCGCACTCGCCGTTTGAACGGAATTACCTGATCAACCCGCTGCACCCAGACCACGGACGCCTTAGAATCGTGGAGACCAGGTCACACTTCTTTGACAAGCGCCTGAAGCCGGAAGAGGAGGCCAAGCCGAAACCGAAAAAGAAGGCTTCCAAATCGGATCCGGCTGACATGGTCGTGACGCTCAAACCCGCGTCAGGGGAAGTTCGGAAAGCGCTTATTGAATTAAAAGCGCATAAGCTAAAGGGTAAACAATCATAG
- a CDS encoding nucleotidyl transferase AbiEii/AbiGii toxin family protein codes for MNLHQNPEVFRDAITATAEALQIRDVYVEKDYWVTLVLYRLAHSPYVEQAIFKGGTSLSKAYNLIERFSEDIDLAINADEGMTNNQVMQLIRKISKEITKDMVEVDDPYRTSKGSRFRKTLHDYGASVQGDYGQATDKILMEINSFASPNPHQLMPIKTYISQFMAQRGLLDMIKQYGLEPFEVNVVSLERTFAEKVLALVRASHAENPVDELGSKIRHIYDLHAMLKAPAVTAFLHSEDFFEMIQAVQADDARNSEFQGDWAMQPLDACLLFADVRGAWNSLETAYQQEFRSLVYGTLPDPEEVITILEMISARIKAQKSNL; via the coding sequence ATGAACCTGCACCAAAACCCGGAGGTGTTTCGGGATGCCATTACGGCCACGGCAGAGGCCCTGCAGATCAGGGATGTGTATGTGGAGAAAGACTACTGGGTGACGCTGGTGCTTTACCGCCTGGCCCACTCCCCCTACGTGGAGCAAGCCATCTTCAAGGGCGGCACATCGCTATCCAAGGCTTACAACCTGATCGAGCGTTTTTCCGAGGACATCGACTTGGCCATCAACGCCGACGAAGGCATGACCAACAACCAGGTCATGCAGCTGATCCGCAAAATCTCAAAAGAGATCACAAAGGACATGGTGGAGGTAGATGATCCGTACCGGACCAGCAAAGGCTCCCGCTTCCGCAAAACGCTGCACGACTACGGGGCCTCCGTGCAGGGAGACTATGGCCAGGCAACTGACAAGATCCTGATGGAGATCAACTCCTTTGCCAGCCCTAATCCACACCAGCTGATGCCAATTAAGACCTACATCAGCCAGTTTATGGCTCAGCGCGGATTGCTGGACATGATCAAGCAGTATGGGCTAGAGCCTTTTGAGGTAAATGTAGTGAGTCTGGAGCGCACCTTCGCAGAGAAAGTGCTGGCCCTAGTAAGGGCCTCTCATGCCGAAAATCCAGTAGATGAATTAGGTAGCAAGATCCGCCACATATATGACCTGCACGCCATGCTGAAAGCACCTGCAGTGACCGCATTTCTGCACAGCGAGGACTTCTTTGAGATGATTCAGGCCGTGCAGGCTGATGATGCCCGCAACAGCGAGTTTCAGGGCGACTGGGCCATGCAGCCGCTGGATGCCTGCCTGCTGTTCGCCGACGTGAGAGGAGCCTGGAATTCTTTGGAGACTGCATACCAGCAGGAATTCCGTTCCTTAGTGTACGGTACGCTGCCTGACCCGGAAGAGGTGATTACTATTTTAGAAATGATCTCCGCACGTATCAAAGCGCAAAAGAGTAACCTTTAG
- a CDS encoding DUF6035 family protein, which produces MERARKLTIEDVLNFETGEHIDAYNFFRKPLDEVTEFRSELQRAIAGYRDPLFVCYYCKQMVRIRGGNFRDSRKKKDSFHFAHLHDSAACHIKTNNSYSKEEVERIKYNGAKESALHIHLKEQIASYLNKNSLSKKEVSDIEVEKVVKSRLIEREWRKPDINAFFKGERMAIELQLSTTWLSVITGRQHFYREQGCYILWVFHQFNLDDDIRKLTYNDVIFTNHHNAYVFDTDCSWRSELENDLVLKCYYKKHYQEGLEIKDAWEMAYVTLSDLTFDATNFKVYFHDSKKQKGEVELAVGKERKRRELLEREQKIEAEKRRAAQVRIQEQRKAEEQRKLAEYTKLKRTVSELTQQLTELHQEKENLERKAIRLQERIENRTQILSDLAAYADKAYDFIAGKSPSNPFHGNHEYGHYEMVNSLRSEFLESIKGLEARLSQSSIEKSYWLKEQAGLPTLEQIAIAGVSYQILPGADEYFQMIRPHYAQVKFIPKSAVGTLFEGAELRPVLSETNLVEVFTKSSLFLLVEHGQDILTFADKVEACQGAISQINELKLELKVQLQDKVRQIYEAEIADFRLERLNNESRSEALDDEIAILQMEVVSLKCILDDLRSFF; this is translated from the coding sequence ATGGAACGCGCAAGAAAGCTTACCATTGAAGATGTTTTGAATTTTGAAACAGGTGAGCATATAGACGCTTATAACTTTTTCCGAAAGCCATTGGATGAGGTTACTGAGTTCCGGTCTGAGCTACAGAGGGCCATTGCTGGTTACCGGGATCCGCTTTTTGTCTGCTATTATTGTAAGCAGATGGTCAGGATCAGAGGCGGGAACTTTAGGGATAGCAGAAAGAAGAAGGATAGTTTTCACTTTGCACATCTGCATGACAGTGCGGCCTGCCATATTAAAACCAATAACAGCTACTCAAAAGAGGAGGTGGAACGCATCAAGTACAATGGTGCGAAGGAAAGCGCCTTGCACATCCACTTAAAGGAACAGATTGCCTCTTACCTGAATAAAAATAGCCTATCTAAGAAAGAGGTATCAGACATTGAGGTGGAAAAAGTGGTTAAGAGCAGGCTCATTGAGAGGGAGTGGCGGAAGCCTGACATTAACGCCTTTTTCAAGGGAGAGCGCATGGCCATTGAGCTGCAGCTTTCTACCACCTGGTTAAGTGTGATCACTGGAAGGCAGCACTTCTACCGGGAACAAGGCTGTTACATACTGTGGGTGTTCCACCAGTTTAACCTTGATGATGATATAAGAAAGCTTACCTACAATGATGTAATCTTTACTAACCACCACAATGCCTACGTGTTTGATACGGATTGCAGCTGGAGATCAGAACTTGAAAATGATCTGGTACTAAAGTGTTATTATAAAAAACACTATCAGGAGGGACTTGAAATCAAAGATGCTTGGGAAATGGCCTATGTAACCCTATCAGATCTAACCTTTGATGCTACTAACTTCAAAGTGTACTTTCACGATTCAAAAAAACAAAAGGGAGAGGTGGAGCTAGCCGTCGGCAAGGAAAGAAAGAGAAGGGAGCTTTTGGAAAGGGAGCAAAAAATTGAAGCCGAAAAACGCCGGGCCGCGCAAGTCAGAATACAGGAGCAAAGAAAGGCTGAAGAGCAAAGAAAGCTGGCTGAGTATACCAAGTTAAAACGTACTGTATCAGAGCTGACTCAGCAGCTCACTGAGCTCCACCAAGAGAAAGAAAACTTGGAGAGGAAGGCAATACGATTACAGGAAAGAATAGAAAATAGGACACAGATTTTGTCAGATCTTGCGGCTTATGCCGATAAAGCTTATGACTTCATAGCTGGCAAAAGTCCCTCAAACCCTTTCCATGGGAACCATGAATATGGCCATTATGAAATGGTGAACTCATTGCGCTCGGAGTTTTTAGAGTCTATAAAAGGGCTAGAGGCAAGGCTTTCCCAATCAAGCATAGAGAAGAGCTATTGGCTCAAGGAACAGGCTGGCCTTCCTACACTGGAGCAAATAGCAATAGCGGGAGTAAGTTACCAAATTCTGCCTGGGGCAGATGAATACTTCCAGATGATAAGGCCTCATTATGCTCAAGTCAAGTTTATACCTAAGTCAGCTGTGGGAACACTTTTCGAGGGGGCGGAACTACGGCCAGTGCTTTCCGAAACCAACCTAGTGGAGGTCTTTACTAAGAGCAGCTTATTTCTTCTGGTCGAACATGGTCAGGATATACTGACCTTTGCTGATAAAGTAGAGGCTTGCCAAGGAGCCATTTCACAGATTAACGAGTTGAAACTAGAGTTAAAGGTGCAACTGCAAGATAAGGTAAGGCAAATTTATGAAGCGGAGATTGCTGACTTTAGACTTGAAAGGTTGAATAATGAAAGTAGAAGTGAAGCATTAGATGATGAGATAGCCATTTTGCAAATGGAAGTGGTTAGCCTAAAATGCATCTTGGATGATTTAAGAAGCTTCTTTTAA
- a CDS encoding murein L,D-transpeptidase catalytic domain family protein: MKFQNIPAALYIVLFVVTVALGLGFTSKSKGSALVKTVAVQEAGVRESITNEAPSLPTLALNKYLETFYSEAGLAQKGLPLTVFRDAVVGYHNMMSAGLLSKEKPLVTVIDFNQSSKKRRLWVIDMEAREVLYNTLVAHGRGSGGEYATAFSNIEGSNQSSLGFYLTQGTYQGKNGLSLKLEGLDDHFNSNASERFVVVHGASYVSESFIDTNGRLGRSQGCPALPLEFTKPIIDTIKNQTLLYIDGPSSTYSSRLLNLDQAAVCFVAGKEKSFHSFS; encoded by the coding sequence ATGAAATTTCAGAATATTCCAGCTGCTCTCTACATTGTCTTGTTCGTTGTTACTGTTGCACTAGGTCTAGGTTTTACTTCCAAGAGCAAGGGATCGGCTTTAGTTAAAACTGTTGCAGTTCAAGAAGCGGGTGTTCGTGAAAGTATAACTAACGAAGCTCCTTCCCTTCCCACACTTGCGCTTAACAAATACCTGGAGACCTTCTATAGTGAAGCTGGCTTAGCTCAGAAAGGTCTTCCTTTAACCGTTTTCCGTGATGCGGTAGTGGGTTACCACAATATGATGTCTGCTGGCTTGTTATCTAAAGAAAAACCTTTGGTTACAGTTATCGATTTCAATCAGTCCAGCAAAAAACGTCGCCTCTGGGTCATTGACATGGAAGCACGCGAGGTGTTGTATAATACATTGGTGGCTCATGGAAGAGGAAGCGGAGGAGAATATGCAACAGCGTTTTCCAACATTGAAGGCTCAAATCAAAGCAGCCTTGGCTTTTATCTTACACAGGGGACCTATCAGGGTAAGAATGGTTTGTCATTGAAACTAGAGGGGCTAGACGACCACTTTAATTCCAACGCATCAGAAAGATTCGTCGTGGTCCATGGGGCATCTTATGTGAGTGAGAGCTTCATTGATACAAATGGACGTCTGGGCCGTAGCCAAGGTTGCCCTGCTTTGCCACTAGAATTCACCAAGCCCATAATTGACACCATAAAGAACCAGACGCTGTTGTATATAGATGGCCCTTCCAGCACTTACTCCTCAAGGCTCTTAAACTTAGATCAGGCGGCTGTTTGTTTTGTTGCGGGCAAAGAAAAATCATTCCATTCTTTCTCCTAG
- a CDS encoding type IV toxin-antitoxin system AbiEi family antitoxin domain-containing protein gives MSIMQQVRERIEQAQPGQLLTYADFQVNDSQLEALAAALSRLAKQGVVNRLAKGRYYKPKETVFGKVRPSEREIIKSLSTSKGEVKGYESGLGLYNQLGLTTQVPQEVTLMTRKQRRVANVGKTKVRYVQSPTNFKESDIDKLQVLDALRGYKKIPDRNSEKTILILLKYIKELAERDMDRLIELALDYNPATRALLGALLERLGFTEEADRLRQSLNPLTKYKLGISESILHNRKDWNII, from the coding sequence ATGAGCATCATGCAGCAAGTCCGGGAAAGAATTGAACAGGCCCAACCCGGTCAGCTGCTCACTTACGCTGATTTTCAGGTAAATGATAGCCAGCTGGAAGCCCTGGCAGCGGCACTCAGCCGCCTGGCCAAGCAAGGGGTGGTCAACCGGCTGGCAAAAGGCCGCTACTATAAGCCAAAGGAAACTGTTTTCGGGAAAGTGAGACCATCCGAAAGAGAGATCATCAAGAGCCTGAGCACCTCCAAAGGCGAAGTCAAAGGGTACGAGAGCGGTTTGGGGCTTTACAACCAGCTGGGTCTGACCACGCAGGTTCCCCAGGAGGTGACGCTAATGACACGCAAGCAGCGCCGGGTAGCGAATGTAGGGAAAACCAAAGTCCGTTATGTTCAAAGCCCCACCAACTTCAAGGAGTCTGACATTGACAAGCTTCAGGTCCTGGACGCTCTGCGCGGTTACAAGAAGATTCCGGACCGCAACAGCGAAAAGACGATCCTTATTCTGCTTAAGTATATCAAAGAGCTAGCCGAACGCGACATGGATCGGCTCATAGAGCTGGCGCTGGACTATAACCCCGCTACCCGTGCCCTGCTGGGAGCCCTGCTGGAGCGTCTGGGCTTTACAGAGGAGGCAGACAGACTAAGGCAGTCACTCAACCCGCTGACTAAATACAAACTGGGCATTAGCGAGAGCATACTGCATAACAGAAAAGACTGGAATATCATATGA
- a CDS encoding vitamin K epoxide reductase family protein has product MEEKQNGHSDHEMKGGGMGKRGVTRPMAQMQMQHHEGMEDDGEQQHEKGRDHSMMMSDEMREKMLHTHHMQTLWVYWALVILGIWMVLAPFTFDYGRAVAEPSGGREVWLSLEQRIAFMKWSDLISGALLVFFGWRSLTPNRPYSLWICCFVGIWLSMAPLVFWSPSEVAYLNDTLIGALVIALTVLIPGMPNMIMYMKMGSETPPGWSYNPSSWPQRWIMIVLAFVGWMASRYMGAFQLGYIDHAWDPFFGNSTREVLNSDMSHAWPVSDAALGSLAYTLEFLMGFMGSPSRWRTMPWMVLFFSILVIPLGFVSIFLVISQPLAVGAWCTLCLATAAVMLPMIPLQLDEVTAMGQHMVQAKRRGDNLWNVFWKGGKPFEQNKDERSPELVEFPQKPGKVFIASVWGMSFPWALVLSTAIGLWLMFAPAVFDVNIETRAADISHMGGALIVVVAVTCMGEVVRAGRYLNVPLGLAVAVWPWFVEDGTLALNIIRAVSGLAVAALSLPRGIITEKYGLWDKYVK; this is encoded by the coding sequence ATGGAAGAAAAGCAAAACGGTCACAGCGACCATGAAATGAAAGGGGGCGGCATGGGAAAAAGGGGTGTCACACGCCCCATGGCTCAAATGCAAATGCAGCACCACGAAGGAATGGAGGATGATGGCGAACAGCAGCACGAAAAGGGTAGAGACCACAGCATGATGATGTCTGATGAGATGCGAGAGAAAATGTTGCATACGCACCACATGCAGACCCTCTGGGTTTACTGGGCACTCGTGATTTTAGGTATCTGGATGGTGCTCGCGCCATTCACCTTCGACTATGGGAGGGCGGTGGCTGAACCCAGCGGGGGGAGGGAAGTATGGCTGAGCCTGGAGCAGCGGATTGCCTTTATGAAGTGGAGCGACTTAATCAGTGGTGCACTGCTTGTCTTCTTCGGATGGCGCTCTCTGACGCCTAACCGCCCTTACAGTCTCTGGATCTGCTGCTTTGTCGGCATTTGGCTGAGCATGGCGCCACTGGTCTTCTGGTCGCCCTCGGAAGTAGCTTACCTGAACGACACGCTGATAGGAGCTTTGGTTATTGCTCTCACCGTTCTTATCCCAGGAATGCCCAACATGATCATGTACATGAAGATGGGCTCAGAGACACCCCCAGGATGGAGCTACAACCCCTCCAGCTGGCCGCAGCGCTGGATCATGATCGTGCTGGCCTTTGTGGGTTGGATGGCTTCCCGCTACATGGGAGCATTTCAGCTGGGTTACATCGATCACGCCTGGGACCCTTTCTTCGGGAACAGCACTCGGGAGGTACTCAACTCCGATATGTCGCATGCCTGGCCGGTATCTGATGCCGCGCTGGGTTCTCTGGCTTACACGCTCGAGTTCCTGATGGGCTTTATGGGCAGTCCTTCCCGCTGGCGCACCATGCCTTGGATGGTGCTCTTTTTCAGTATCCTGGTAATCCCCCTGGGATTCGTGAGCATTTTCCTGGTCATCTCTCAGCCACTGGCAGTGGGCGCCTGGTGTACCCTATGCCTGGCAACTGCTGCCGTGATGTTGCCCATGATTCCGCTACAGCTGGATGAGGTGACGGCCATGGGCCAGCACATGGTGCAGGCAAAGCGCAGGGGAGACAACCTATGGAATGTGTTCTGGAAGGGGGGAAAGCCTTTTGAGCAGAACAAGGATGAGCGCTCGCCGGAGCTGGTGGAGTTCCCGCAGAAACCGGGGAAAGTTTTTATAGCCTCCGTCTGGGGAATGAGCTTTCCTTGGGCTTTGGTGCTATCAACGGCTATAGGCCTGTGGCTGATGTTTGCTCCAGCGGTCTTCGATGTGAACATAGAAACAAGGGCTGCCGACATTAGCCATATGGGAGGGGCGCTTATCGTGGTCGTGGCCGTTACCTGCATGGGAGAAGTTGTCAGGGCGGGGCGTTACCTGAACGTGCCGTTGGGCTTGGCGGTGGCTGTGTGGCCTTGGTTTGTGGAGGACGGCACGCTGGCCCTGAACATCATCAGAGCTGTGTCAGGACTTGCCGTGGCCGCGCTATCCCTACCGCGGGGTATCATAACCGAGAAATATGGCTTGTGGGACAAATACGTTAAATAG
- a CDS encoding ImmA/IrrE family metallo-endopeptidase — translation MNKQSNSNDGHLLSEIYALLAKDESSCSIIELIENKSKEYNISQRQISEAIGIQRKSLQRILEGEAQKIDVLTFLKISQFLGTDLEELVQMYVAGLPVQYIKDVEKARKAGFILRNFDLDSLKKMGLIESSVDFDHIESRILRRFSLSSIYEYSTEVAAPLFSRTKRNFSDQMVKLWIGSAYQQFKTINNPNDFEKETLFKIIPRIRAFSRDYDNGLVQVCRALFSIGITVIIQSYLPKIQVRGATFLVNGKPCIVLSDFNKRYDELWTTLMHELYHVMKDLDLIARMGYHTTKSEGQMVVDHVSEEKADGFAREFLLPADKRKYIKSFIDVPAMVEGYAEKWNIHPSIIYGLHLEENNDDYPKYRRMILKTNDAIKRFLVYDLEDAPLIEVAEKLKEQVYLNS, via the coding sequence ATGAACAAGCAATCTAACTCGAATGATGGACATCTGCTAAGTGAGATATATGCTCTACTGGCTAAAGATGAGTCTTCCTGTTCTATTATTGAATTAATAGAAAATAAGTCTAAGGAATATAATATTTCCCAAAGGCAAATCAGTGAAGCTATAGGTATACAAAGAAAGTCTCTGCAGAGAATACTGGAAGGAGAGGCACAGAAAATTGACGTTTTAACTTTCCTGAAGATAAGCCAGTTTCTTGGAACAGACTTAGAGGAGCTGGTTCAAATGTATGTCGCTGGGTTACCTGTTCAATATATCAAGGATGTAGAGAAAGCTCGTAAAGCGGGCTTCATATTAAGAAACTTTGACCTAGACAGTCTGAAGAAAATGGGCTTGATAGAAAGCTCCGTTGATTTTGACCATATTGAGTCTAGAATTTTGCGGCGTTTCAGCTTAAGCTCTATTTATGAGTACTCAACCGAGGTAGCAGCCCCCCTCTTTAGCAGAACCAAGAGGAACTTTTCCGATCAAATGGTAAAACTCTGGATCGGTTCTGCATACCAGCAGTTTAAGACTATCAATAACCCCAATGATTTTGAAAAGGAAACACTGTTCAAAATCATCCCTCGGATCAGAGCCTTCTCGCGCGACTACGACAATGGACTTGTACAAGTATGCAGGGCTCTGTTCAGTATAGGCATCACTGTGATCATCCAAAGCTATTTGCCGAAAATACAGGTAAGGGGAGCTACTTTCCTAGTCAATGGAAAGCCGTGCATTGTACTCTCGGATTTCAATAAACGGTATGATGAGCTATGGACTACATTGATGCACGAACTCTATCATGTTATGAAAGATCTGGATTTAATAGCTAGAATGGGCTATCACACAACAAAGAGTGAGGGACAGATGGTTGTTGATCACGTTAGCGAGGAGAAGGCCGATGGTTTCGCAAGAGAGTTTCTGTTGCCGGCAGACAAGAGAAAGTATATCAAATCATTTATAGATGTACCTGCCATGGTGGAAGGGTATGCTGAAAAATGGAATATCCACCCCTCTATTATATACGGACTGCATCTGGAGGAAAACAATGACGATTATCCTAAATACCGCAGAATGATCCTTAAAACCAATGATGCAATCAAAAGATTTCTTGTATATGATTTGGAGGATGCTCCTTTGATTGAAGTTGCTGAAAAGTTAAAAGAACAAGTTTATTTAAACTCATAA
- a CDS encoding antitoxin Xre/MbcA/ParS toxin-binding domain-containing protein, translating into MSLDTIVRVMGGEDNIGRNIKSPLDFIKASREGKISVRIVKVIQDRAHLTNYRMARILNVSETTLQRIKKMQDSNLGEAESDAVYDVSKVIAKGIEVFENEDDFNEWLNTRNTALGNERPVDLLHSSIGREQIINVLNALAHGIYS; encoded by the coding sequence ATGTCACTAGATACTATTGTAAGGGTAATGGGAGGCGAAGATAATATCGGTCGCAACATTAAGAGTCCGCTGGACTTTATTAAAGCCTCACGCGAGGGGAAGATCTCGGTACGTATCGTCAAGGTGATTCAAGACAGAGCGCACCTGACCAACTACCGTATGGCCAGAATACTGAATGTCTCGGAGACCACGCTCCAGCGCATCAAGAAAATGCAGGACAGCAACCTAGGGGAAGCGGAATCCGATGCAGTCTACGATGTCTCTAAAGTCATTGCCAAAGGAATAGAGGTATTCGAGAACGAGGACGACTTCAACGAGTGGCTCAACACAAGAAATACGGCCCTTGGAAATGAAAGGCCTGTTGACCTGCTACACTCCTCAATAGGTAGAGAACAAATAATCAATGTGTTGAACGCCCTGGCGCACGGTATTTACTCTTAG